The following are encoded in a window of Arthrobacter sp. OAP107 genomic DNA:
- the glmS gene encoding glutamine--fructose-6-phosphate transaminase (isomerizing): MCGIVGYVGRSSGQAVAGHGALDVVLEGLRRLEYRGYDSAGVAVVADGEISSRKKSGKLSNLLAELEERPLPASLTGIGHTRWATHGGPTDQNAHPHLSDGGKLAVIHNGIIENFAELKQELLAQGVEFASQTDTEVAAALLGDIFRNKLGGDVSDGGLTRAMELACQRLEGAFTLLAVHADQPDVVVAARRNSPLVVGLGEGENFLGSDVSGFIDYTRRAVELGQDQIVTITADTVNITDFFGAPAQGKEYVVDWDPASAEKGGFSSFMEKEINDQPDAVAQTLLGRSDLNGNLTLDELRIDPELLKKVNKIIVLACGTAAYAGLVAKYAIENWCRIPTEVELAHEFRYRDPIVDENTLVVSISQSGETMDTLMAVRYAREQGAKTVSICNTNGSTIPRESDAVLYTHAGPEIAVASTKAFLAQITAAYLLGLYLAQLRGNIFSGQIKDVLADLGKIPAKIQEILDSAGELRELARSMKDEKSVLFLGRHVGYPVALEGALKLKEIAYIHAEGFAAGELKHGPIALIDEGQPVFVVVPSPRGRNSLHAKVVSNIQEIRARGARTLVIAEEGDQAVRDYAEYVFYVPETPTLLMPLLTTVPLQIFACELAAAKGYDVDQPRNLAKSVTVE, from the coding sequence ATGTGTGGAATCGTGGGTTATGTTGGCCGTTCGTCGGGCCAGGCTGTTGCCGGGCATGGCGCGTTGGATGTTGTTCTTGAGGGTCTGCGCCGTCTGGAGTACCGGGGTTATGACTCGGCCGGTGTTGCGGTGGTGGCTGACGGGGAGATTTCTTCGCGGAAGAAGTCCGGGAAGCTGAGCAACCTGCTGGCTGAGCTGGAGGAGCGGCCGTTGCCGGCGTCGCTGACCGGTATCGGGCACACGCGGTGGGCCACGCATGGTGGTCCGACGGATCAGAACGCGCACCCGCATCTGTCTGATGGCGGGAAGCTTGCGGTGATCCATAACGGCATCATTGAAAACTTTGCTGAGCTGAAGCAGGAGCTGCTGGCTCAGGGTGTTGAATTCGCCTCGCAGACGGACACCGAGGTGGCCGCGGCGCTGCTGGGTGATATTTTCCGGAACAAGCTGGGCGGGGACGTTTCCGACGGCGGCCTGACCCGGGCCATGGAACTGGCCTGCCAGCGGCTCGAGGGTGCGTTCACGCTCCTGGCGGTGCACGCCGACCAGCCTGACGTGGTGGTCGCGGCGCGCCGGAACTCTCCGCTGGTGGTGGGTCTGGGCGAGGGTGAGAATTTCCTGGGTTCGGACGTGTCCGGGTTCATTGACTACACCCGCCGCGCGGTGGAGCTGGGCCAGGACCAGATCGTGACGATCACGGCCGACACGGTGAACATCACGGACTTCTTCGGTGCCCCGGCGCAGGGCAAGGAGTACGTGGTGGACTGGGATCCGGCCTCGGCGGAAAAGGGCGGCTTCTCCTCGTTCATGGAGAAGGAAATCAATGACCAGCCTGACGCGGTGGCGCAGACCCTGCTGGGCCGTTCGGACCTGAATGGCAACCTGACCCTGGATGAGCTGCGGATTGATCCGGAGCTGTTGAAGAAGGTGAATAAGATCATCGTGCTGGCCTGTGGCACGGCCGCGTACGCGGGCCTGGTGGCGAAGTACGCGATCGAGAACTGGTGCCGGATTCCCACCGAGGTGGAGCTCGCCCACGAGTTCCGGTACCGGGACCCGATCGTGGATGAGAACACCCTGGTGGTGTCCATCAGCCAGTCCGGCGAGACGATGGACACGCTGATGGCCGTGAGGTATGCCCGGGAGCAGGGCGCGAAGACGGTGTCGATCTGCAACACTAACGGCTCGACCATTCCGCGGGAATCCGACGCCGTGCTGTACACGCACGCCGGTCCGGAGATCGCGGTGGCGTCCACGAAGGCGTTCCTGGCCCAGATCACCGCGGCGTACCTGCTGGGCCTGTACCTGGCGCAGCTGCGCGGGAACATTTTCTCCGGGCAGATCAAGGACGTGCTGGCGGACCTGGGCAAGATCCCGGCGAAGATCCAGGAGATCCTGGACTCGGCCGGGGAACTGCGCGAGCTGGCCCGGAGCATGAAGGACGAGAAGTCCGTGCTGTTCCTGGGCCGCCATGTGGGCTACCCGGTCGCTTTGGAGGGTGCGCTGAAGCTGAAGGAAATCGCGTACATCCACGCCGAGGGCTTCGCCGCCGGTGAGCTCAAGCACGGCCCGATCGCGCTGATCGACGAGGGCCAGCCGGTGTTCGTGGTGGTCCCGTCCCCGCGCGGGCGTAACTCGCTGCACGCGAAGGTGGTGTCCAACATCCAGGAGATCCGGGCCCGTGGTGCGCGCACCCTGGTGATCGCCGAGGAAGGCGACCAAGCGGTCCGGGACTACGCCGAGTATGTCTTCTACGTCCCGGAGACCCCGACGCTGCTGATGCCGCTGCTGACCACCGTTCCGCTGCAGATCTTCGCGTGCGAGCTTGCCGCCGCCAAGGGCTACGACGTGGACCAGCCGCGCAACCTGGCCAAGAGCGTCACAGTAGAGTAA
- a CDS encoding NAD(P)H-hydrate epimerase — MISAYTGTQIREAEKPLLDSGMGAVLMQRAARGMAGAVIAELRRRGRRLYGAGVAVLVGKGNNGGDGLFAAAHLTGRGMRTTAVLASDTAHPDGLAAFRRAGGRVLTLTDATAGELTALAGRADVVIDALLGTGAQGGLRGATAELVAQLAGSTHGLVVACDVPSGVDADTGEAGGPVLPADITVTFGGAKAGLLADPGADFAGRVVVVPIGIEDSLPWPALRRLETADLATLLPRPARRAHKYSRGVLGVVAGSPAYPGAAVLACRGALAAGVGMVRYVGPPEVADLIRHSCPEVVCSTGTVAETHVQAWLVGSGMDGKDEEEMQRVRDAVDSGLPTVADAGALPVLPDVLAPQVVLTPHAGELAALLQRLGADLDREAVEASTLAAVRRAAGLTEATVLLKGASTLVASPYQDFYSQSEGTPWLATAGSGDVLSGIIGALLAQVGSDVGRFRAASIDPDERWAAIAAMGASLHGLAGAAAAAGGPLTAGRISDALPEIWGKVSTLSN; from the coding sequence ATGATCAGCGCCTATACCGGAACCCAGATCAGGGAAGCTGAAAAGCCCCTGCTGGATTCAGGTATGGGCGCTGTTCTCATGCAGCGGGCAGCACGCGGTATGGCCGGCGCCGTCATCGCGGAGCTGCGCCGCCGCGGACGCCGCCTGTACGGCGCCGGCGTCGCCGTCCTGGTAGGCAAGGGCAACAACGGCGGCGACGGCCTCTTCGCCGCCGCGCACCTCACCGGCCGGGGAATGCGTACGACGGCGGTGCTCGCCTCTGACACTGCCCACCCGGACGGTCTGGCCGCGTTTCGGCGCGCCGGCGGCAGGGTACTGACGCTGACCGACGCGACCGCCGGAGAGCTGACAGCGCTGGCCGGCAGGGCCGACGTCGTAATTGACGCTTTGCTCGGAACCGGCGCCCAAGGCGGGCTCAGGGGAGCCACGGCGGAACTCGTGGCCCAGCTTGCCGGCAGTACGCACGGCCTCGTGGTGGCGTGCGACGTGCCCAGCGGCGTGGACGCCGACACCGGCGAGGCCGGCGGCCCCGTGCTGCCCGCGGACATCACCGTCACCTTCGGCGGGGCCAAGGCCGGCCTGCTGGCGGATCCCGGGGCGGATTTCGCCGGGCGGGTGGTGGTGGTTCCGATCGGCATCGAGGACTCGCTCCCGTGGCCCGCCCTGCGCCGACTGGAGACCGCCGACCTGGCCACCCTGCTCCCGCGGCCTGCACGGCGAGCCCACAAGTATTCGCGGGGCGTCCTCGGGGTGGTGGCCGGATCACCGGCCTACCCGGGCGCCGCCGTGCTCGCCTGCCGCGGGGCGCTGGCCGCCGGCGTCGGGATGGTCCGCTACGTCGGGCCGCCCGAGGTGGCCGACCTCATCCGCCACAGCTGCCCCGAGGTGGTCTGCAGCACCGGCACCGTGGCAGAGACCCACGTCCAGGCCTGGCTCGTCGGCTCGGGGATGGACGGCAAGGACGAGGAAGAGATGCAGCGCGTCCGGGACGCCGTCGACTCCGGACTGCCCACCGTGGCCGACGCCGGCGCCCTGCCCGTGCTGCCGGACGTGCTGGCCCCGCAGGTAGTGCTCACGCCGCACGCCGGGGAGCTGGCCGCCCTGCTGCAACGCCTCGGCGCCGACCTGGACCGCGAGGCCGTCGAAGCCTCCACCCTCGCTGCCGTGCGCCGCGCCGCCGGGCTGACCGAGGCCACGGTGCTGCTGAAGGGCGCCAGCACTCTGGTGGCCTCGCCCTACCAGGATTTCTACAGCCAGTCCGAGGGAACGCCCTGGCTGGCCACCGCCGGAAGCGGTGATGTGCTGTCCGGAATCATCGGTGCGCTGCTCGCCCAGGTGGGGTCCGACGTCGGACGTTTCCGGGCGGCGAGCATCGATCCGGACGAACGCTGGGCGGCCATTGCCGCGATGGGGGCGAGCCTGCACGGCCTCGCCGGAGCGGCGGCTGCGGCGGGCGGCCCGCTGACAGCGGGGCGGATATCCGACGCCCTACCCGAAATATGGGGTAAAGTCAGCACGCTTAGTAATTAG
- a CDS encoding holo-ACP synthase, producing MIVGIGVDVVDIERFGRQLERTPGLRDRLFVPAERELNTRSLAARFAAKEAVAKVLGAPAGMNWQDCWIGLDQNGPTIQVKGTVLAVADAKGVKRWHLSMSHDGGIATATVLAEG from the coding sequence ATGATTGTTGGCATTGGCGTAGACGTAGTGGACATCGAGCGCTTCGGACGGCAGTTGGAGCGCACCCCCGGACTGCGGGACCGGCTTTTTGTGCCGGCTGAACGGGAACTGAACACCCGCTCGCTGGCGGCGCGTTTTGCCGCCAAGGAAGCCGTGGCCAAGGTCCTGGGCGCGCCCGCCGGCATGAACTGGCAGGACTGCTGGATCGGACTGGACCAGAACGGCCCCACCATCCAGGTCAAAGGAACGGTGCTTGCTGTGGCCGACGCCAAGGGCGTCAAACGGTGGCACCTCTCGATGAGCCACGACGGCGGCATTGCCACGGCCACCGTCCTGGCCGAGGGCTGA
- the treY gene encoding malto-oligosyltrehalose synthase, which produces MRTPVSTYRLQIRKGFTLFDAADTVPYLHSLGVDWVYLSPVLTAEQGSDHGYDVTNPSAVDPERGGPEGLAAVSKAARAAGMGVLIDIVPNHVGVATPVQNPWWWSLLKEGRKSRYAEAFDVDWDLAGGRIRLPVLGSDGDLDQLEIKDGELRYYDHRFPLAEGTYTEGDAPRDVHARQHYELIGWRRADNELNYRRFFAVNTLAGVRVEIPAVFDEAHQEVVRWFREDLADGLRIDHPDGLADPEGYLRRLRDVTGGAYLLIEKILEPGEQLPPSFECEGTTGYDALADVDRVLVDPRGQEPLDRLDASLRGGEPADYQDMIRGTKRRITDGILHSEILRLARLVPGDAGVSIDAGADALAEIIAAFPIYRTYLPEGAEVLKEACELAARRRPELDQAIQALQPLLLDTDLELARRFQQTSGMVMAKGVEDTAFFRYNRLGTLTEVGADPTEFAVEPDEFHARLARRQSELPLSMTTLSTHDTKRSEDTRARITVISEVAGEWEKALDRLRELAPLPDGPLSALLWQAIAGAWPASRERLQYYALKAAREAGNSTNWTDPAPAFEEKLKAAVDAVFDNPAVQAEVEALIGLLEPYGASNSLAAKLVQLSMPGVPDVYQGTEFWDRSLTDPDNRRPFSFDNRRAALEQLDAGELPPSFTDERTKLLVTSRALRLRRDRPELFTGYRPVRASGPAAGHLLAFDRGTPAAPGALTLATRLPYGLEQSGGWRDTAVELKTAMKDELTGAGFGPGTVKIADIFRSFPVALLVPPTAVTQTGGES; this is translated from the coding sequence ATGAGAACGCCAGTCTCCACGTACAGGCTGCAGATCAGGAAGGGATTCACGCTCTTTGACGCGGCCGACACCGTCCCGTACCTGCACTCGCTCGGCGTTGACTGGGTTTACCTTTCTCCGGTCCTGACTGCCGAGCAGGGCTCCGACCACGGGTACGACGTCACCAATCCCTCCGCCGTCGACCCCGAGCGCGGCGGCCCGGAGGGCCTCGCGGCGGTTTCCAAGGCGGCCCGCGCCGCGGGCATGGGCGTGCTGATCGATATCGTGCCCAACCACGTCGGCGTCGCCACGCCGGTGCAGAACCCCTGGTGGTGGTCGCTGCTCAAGGAGGGGCGCAAGTCCCGCTACGCGGAGGCGTTCGACGTCGATTGGGACCTTGCCGGGGGGCGAATCCGGCTGCCGGTCCTCGGCAGCGACGGTGACCTCGACCAGCTCGAAATCAAGGACGGGGAGCTGCGGTACTACGACCACCGCTTCCCGCTCGCCGAGGGCACCTACACCGAGGGTGATGCCCCGCGGGACGTCCACGCCCGGCAGCACTACGAGCTCATCGGCTGGCGGCGTGCGGACAACGAGCTGAACTACCGCCGCTTCTTCGCGGTGAACACGCTCGCCGGCGTCCGTGTGGAAATCCCCGCCGTCTTCGACGAGGCACACCAGGAGGTGGTGCGCTGGTTCCGCGAGGACCTTGCGGACGGTCTGCGGATCGACCACCCGGACGGCCTCGCCGACCCCGAGGGGTACCTGAGGCGGCTCCGGGACGTCACCGGCGGCGCCTACCTGCTGATCGAAAAGATCCTGGAGCCGGGGGAGCAGCTGCCGCCGAGCTTCGAGTGTGAAGGCACCACGGGCTACGACGCCCTCGCCGACGTAGACCGGGTTCTCGTGGACCCGCGCGGCCAGGAACCGCTCGACCGGCTGGACGCGTCCCTGCGTGGCGGCGAGCCCGCCGACTACCAGGACATGATCCGCGGAACCAAGCGCCGGATCACTGACGGCATCCTGCACTCGGAGATCCTGCGGCTGGCAAGGCTGGTTCCGGGCGACGCCGGCGTTTCGATAGACGCCGGAGCCGACGCCCTCGCCGAAATCATCGCCGCCTTCCCGATTTACCGCACCTACCTGCCGGAGGGCGCCGAGGTCCTGAAGGAGGCGTGCGAGCTTGCCGCGCGCAGGCGGCCGGAACTCGACCAAGCCATCCAGGCCCTGCAGCCGCTGCTGCTGGACACGGACCTGGAGCTTGCCCGGCGCTTCCAGCAGACCTCGGGAATGGTCATGGCCAAGGGCGTGGAGGACACAGCGTTCTTCCGCTACAACCGCCTGGGCACCCTCACGGAAGTGGGCGCCGACCCCACCGAATTCGCCGTGGAGCCGGACGAGTTCCACGCCCGGCTGGCACGCCGGCAGTCCGAGCTTCCGCTGTCCATGACGACGCTCAGCACGCACGACACCAAACGCAGTGAGGACACCCGGGCAAGGATTACGGTCATTTCCGAGGTTGCGGGCGAATGGGAGAAGGCCCTGGACCGGCTGCGCGAACTGGCCCCGCTGCCGGACGGCCCGCTGTCCGCGCTGCTGTGGCAGGCCATTGCCGGCGCCTGGCCCGCAAGCCGGGAACGCCTGCAGTACTACGCGCTGAAGGCCGCGCGCGAAGCCGGGAACTCGACCAACTGGACCGATCCGGCCCCCGCGTTCGAGGAGAAGCTGAAAGCCGCCGTCGACGCCGTGTTCGACAATCCCGCCGTGCAGGCCGAGGTGGAAGCCCTCATCGGGCTCCTGGAGCCGTACGGCGCCTCGAACTCCCTCGCCGCCAAGCTCGTGCAGCTGAGCATGCCCGGCGTTCCGGACGTGTACCAGGGCACGGAGTTCTGGGACCGGTCGCTGACGGACCCGGACAACCGGCGGCCGTTCAGCTTCGATAACCGCCGCGCCGCGCTGGAGCAGCTGGATGCCGGCGAGCTTCCCCCGTCATTTACCGATGAGCGGACGAAGCTGCTGGTGACGTCGCGCGCGCTGCGGCTGCGCCGGGACCGGCCGGAGCTGTTCACCGGGTACCGTCCGGTCCGGGCCAGCGGGCCCGCCGCCGGGCACCTGCTCGCGTTCGACCGGGGCACCCCGGCGGCGCCGGGTGCATTGACCCTGGCCACCCGGCTTCCCTACGGGCTGGAACAGTCGGGCGGGTGGCGGGACACCGCCGTCGAACTTAAGACCGCCATGAAAGACGAATTGACTGGTGCCGGCTTTGGACCGGGGACAGTGAAGATCGCCGACATCTTCCGGTCGTTCCCCGTTGCGCTGCTGGTGCCGCCGACAGCAGTGACGCAGACAGGAGGAGAATCATGA
- the glgX gene encoding glycogen debranching protein GlgX — protein MEIWPGSAYPLGATFDGTGTNFALFSEHADKVELCLFDDEGTETRVTLREVDGYVWHCYLPQIQPGQKYGYRVHGPYDPAKGQRFNANKLLLDPYAKAVSGQIDWDPALFSYNMGDPSSKNDADSAPHMMMGVVINPFFDWDNDQNLRIPYHKSVIYEAHVRGLTELHPEIPEEQRGTYAGVAHPAVISHLQKLGVTAIELMPVHQFVNDGTLQEKGLSNYWGYNTIGFFAPQNTYSSTGDTGQQVQDFKAMVRSLHRAGIEVILDVVYNHTAEGNHLGPTLSFKGIDNEAYYRLVEDDKQYYMDYTGTGNTLNVRQPHSLQLLMDSLRYWVTEMHVDGFRFDLAAALAREFYDVDRLSTFFELIQQDPVVSQVKLIAEPWDVGPGGYQVGNFPPQWTEWNGKYRDTVRDFWRGEPATLGEFASRITGSADLYEHSGRRPVASINFVTAHDGFTLRDLVSYNEKHNDANGEDNKDGESHNRSWNCGVEGPSDDPKVLALRARQQRNFIATMLLSQGVPMILHGDELGRTQQGNNNGYCQDSELTWVNWDSVDQPLIEFTAAVNSLRAKHPTFRRSRFFDGRPVRRGEGERLPDIVWLDPDGNLMQPEDWDSGFGRSVGMFLNGDGIQGHDDRGRRITDVNFLLYFNAHDGDVEFTLPPDEYAPAWDVIIDTAGEGADSKPADAGTILSVAAKSLVVLRAHSAPEEEPDHSVAASLAALTQTATAETAALTAPAIPEPAKTKKPADPPAEPATDPADPPAAEPAPEQATDPADPPAAEPSKSAAEPGAEPAKDPEEQPAEKPGRKPAGRRGGHLRAVKPAGEDA, from the coding sequence ATGGAAATCTGGCCCGGATCGGCTTACCCGCTGGGAGCCACATTTGACGGCACGGGAACCAATTTCGCATTGTTCAGCGAGCACGCAGACAAGGTGGAACTCTGTCTCTTCGACGACGAGGGGACCGAAACCCGCGTGACGCTCCGCGAAGTCGACGGCTACGTGTGGCACTGCTACCTGCCGCAGATCCAGCCCGGGCAGAAGTACGGCTACCGCGTGCACGGACCCTACGACCCCGCCAAGGGCCAGCGCTTCAACGCCAACAAGCTGCTCCTTGACCCCTACGCCAAGGCAGTCTCCGGCCAGATCGACTGGGATCCGGCCCTTTTCTCCTACAACATGGGCGACCCCTCATCCAAGAACGACGCCGACTCCGCGCCGCACATGATGATGGGCGTGGTCATCAACCCGTTCTTCGACTGGGACAACGACCAGAACCTGCGCATCCCGTACCACAAGTCGGTCATCTACGAGGCGCACGTCAGGGGGCTCACCGAGCTGCACCCGGAAATCCCCGAGGAACAGCGCGGCACGTACGCCGGCGTGGCACACCCGGCCGTGATCTCGCACCTGCAGAAGCTGGGTGTCACCGCGATCGAGCTGATGCCGGTGCACCAGTTCGTCAACGACGGCACCCTGCAGGAGAAGGGCCTGAGCAATTACTGGGGCTATAACACCATCGGCTTCTTCGCTCCGCAGAACACCTACAGCTCCACCGGCGACACGGGCCAGCAGGTGCAGGACTTCAAGGCGATGGTCCGCTCGCTGCACCGCGCCGGCATCGAGGTCATCCTCGACGTCGTCTACAACCACACGGCCGAAGGCAACCACCTCGGGCCCACCCTGAGCTTCAAAGGCATCGACAACGAGGCCTACTACCGCCTGGTGGAGGACGACAAGCAGTACTACATGGACTACACGGGTACCGGCAACACCCTGAACGTCCGCCAGCCGCACTCCCTGCAGCTGCTCATGGACTCGCTGCGCTACTGGGTCACCGAGATGCATGTGGACGGGTTCCGCTTTGACCTCGCCGCCGCGCTGGCCCGGGAGTTTTACGACGTCGACAGGCTCTCCACGTTCTTCGAACTCATCCAGCAGGATCCCGTGGTGTCCCAGGTCAAGCTCATCGCCGAGCCGTGGGACGTCGGGCCCGGCGGCTACCAGGTGGGCAACTTCCCGCCGCAGTGGACCGAGTGGAACGGAAAGTACCGCGACACCGTGCGCGACTTCTGGCGCGGCGAACCTGCCACGCTCGGCGAGTTCGCCTCGCGCATCACCGGCTCGGCCGACCTCTACGAGCACTCCGGCCGCCGCCCGGTGGCCTCGATCAACTTCGTCACCGCACACGACGGCTTCACGCTGCGCGACCTGGTGTCCTACAACGAGAAGCACAACGACGCCAACGGCGAGGACAACAAGGACGGTGAATCCCACAACCGCTCCTGGAACTGCGGCGTCGAGGGGCCCTCGGACGATCCCAAGGTCCTGGCGCTCCGGGCCCGGCAGCAGCGCAACTTCATCGCCACCATGCTGCTCTCCCAGGGCGTGCCGATGATCCTGCACGGCGACGAACTCGGCCGCACCCAGCAGGGCAACAACAACGGCTACTGCCAGGACTCCGAACTGACCTGGGTGAACTGGGACAGCGTGGACCAGCCGCTCATCGAATTCACCGCGGCCGTCAACTCGCTGCGCGCCAAGCACCCCACATTCCGGCGCAGCCGCTTCTTCGACGGCCGGCCGGTACGGCGGGGCGAGGGCGAGCGGCTGCCGGACATCGTATGGCTCGACCCCGACGGCAACCTCATGCAGCCGGAGGACTGGGACAGCGGCTTCGGCCGTTCGGTGGGCATGTTCCTCAACGGCGACGGCATCCAGGGCCACGATGACCGTGGCCGCCGGATCACCGACGTGAACTTCCTGCTGTACTTCAACGCGCACGACGGCGACGTTGAGTTCACGCTGCCGCCGGACGAATACGCGCCGGCGTGGGACGTCATCATCGACACCGCCGGTGAAGGGGCCGACTCCAAACCCGCGGACGCCGGAACCATCCTGTCCGTTGCGGCCAAGTCGCTGGTTGTTCTTCGCGCCCACAGCGCACCGGAGGAGGAGCCCGACCATTCCGTGGCTGCGTCGCTGGCTGCACTGACGCAGACCGCCACCGCCGAGACCGCGGCGCTCACCGCCCCTGCCATTCCCGAGCCGGCCAAGACGAAGAAGCCGGCAGATCCGCCCGCCGAACCGGCCACTGACCCGGCCGATCCGCCGGCTGCGGAGCCGGCGCCGGAACAGGCCACTGACCCGGCCGATCCGCCGGCTGCGGAGCCTTCGAAGTCCGCAGCGGAACCTGGTGCGGAGCCTGCGAAGGACCCGGAGGAGCAGCCCGCGGAAAAGCCGGGGCGCAAGCCTGCCGGAAGGCGCGGCGGCCACTTGAGGGCGGTCAAGCCCGCCGGGGAGGACGCATGA
- the treZ gene encoding malto-oligosyltrehalose trehalohydrolase has translation MTHTYPREAAKPVHGPARFDIWAPNAESVTLLAGGERYAMQHRAGTGPEDAGWWTAAGAPADGDVDYGYLLDGDETPLPDPRTRRQPDGVHALSRTFDPSAYSWQDAAWQGRELQGAVIYELHLGTFTPEGTLDAATGKLDYLAGLGVDFIELLPVNAFNGTHNWGYDGVQWFAVHEAYGGPEAYQRFVDAAHAAGLGVIQDVVYNHLGPSGNYLPRYGPYLKQGEGNTWGDSVNLDGPGSDHVRRFILDNLAMWLRDYRVDGLRLDAVHALKDERAVHILEDFGALADQISAEVGRPLTLIAESDLNNPRLLYPRDVNGYGLEGQWSDDFHHAVHVNVTGETTGYYGDFDSLAALAKVLRDGFFHDGSYSSFRERHHGRPINFSAVHPAALVVCSQNHDQIGNRATGDRLSQTLPYGSLALAAVLTLTGPFTPMLFMGEEYGASTPWQFFTSHPEPELGKATAEGRIKEFERMGWDPAVVPDPQDPETFRRSKLDWAEAAEGDHARLLELYRSLTALRRSTPDLTKLGFEDTQVAFDEDARWLRYRRGGVQVLLNFSEQPVSLDGAGTALLLATDDAVRLEGERAELGPLSAAVVSD, from the coding sequence ATGACGCACACCTACCCCCGCGAAGCCGCGAAACCCGTGCACGGCCCCGCGCGCTTCGACATCTGGGCGCCCAACGCTGAATCCGTGACGCTGCTTGCAGGCGGGGAGCGCTACGCCATGCAGCACCGGGCCGGCACCGGGCCGGAGGACGCCGGCTGGTGGACCGCCGCGGGCGCACCCGCCGACGGCGACGTCGACTACGGGTACCTTCTGGACGGCGACGAAACACCCCTTCCGGATCCGCGGACCCGCCGCCAGCCCGACGGCGTCCACGCCCTGTCCCGCACGTTCGACCCGTCCGCCTACAGCTGGCAGGACGCCGCCTGGCAGGGCAGGGAACTGCAGGGCGCCGTCATCTACGAGCTCCACCTCGGGACGTTCACGCCCGAAGGAACGCTGGACGCGGCCACCGGGAAACTGGACTACCTGGCCGGCCTGGGCGTCGACTTCATCGAACTGCTGCCCGTGAACGCATTCAACGGCACGCACAACTGGGGTTACGACGGCGTGCAGTGGTTCGCCGTCCACGAGGCCTACGGCGGCCCGGAGGCGTACCAGCGGTTCGTCGACGCCGCCCACGCCGCTGGCCTTGGCGTGATCCAGGACGTGGTCTACAACCACCTCGGCCCCAGCGGGAACTACCTGCCGCGGTACGGGCCGTACCTCAAGCAGGGCGAGGGCAACACGTGGGGCGACTCGGTGAACCTTGACGGGCCCGGCTCCGACCATGTGCGCCGGTTCATCCTGGACAACCTGGCCATGTGGCTGCGTGACTACCGGGTGGACGGCCTGCGGCTCGACGCCGTCCACGCCCTGAAGGACGAGCGGGCGGTCCACATCCTGGAGGACTTCGGAGCGCTGGCCGATCAGATCTCCGCCGAGGTGGGACGCCCGCTGACCCTCATCGCCGAATCCGACCTCAACAACCCGCGGCTGCTTTACCCGCGGGACGTCAACGGGTATGGGCTGGAAGGGCAGTGGAGCGACGACTTCCACCACGCCGTCCACGTCAACGTCACCGGCGAAACCACCGGCTACTACGGCGATTTCGACTCGCTCGCGGCCCTCGCCAAGGTGCTCCGGGACGGCTTCTTCCACGACGGCAGCTACTCCAGCTTCCGGGAACGCCACCACGGACGGCCGATCAATTTCAGTGCGGTCCATCCGGCCGCCCTGGTGGTCTGCTCGCAGAACCACGACCAGATCGGCAACCGCGCCACGGGGGACCGGCTCTCCCAGACCCTGCCGTACGGAAGCCTGGCCCTCGCCGCGGTGCTGACCCTGACGGGACCCTTCACGCCCATGCTGTTCATGGGCGAGGAGTACGGCGCCAGCACGCCGTGGCAGTTCTTCACCTCGCACCCGGAGCCGGAGCTCGGCAAGGCAACCGCGGAAGGCCGGATCAAGGAGTTCGAGCGCATGGGGTGGGATCCCGCCGTCGTGCCCGATCCCCAGGATCCGGAGACGTTCCGCCGGTCCAAGCTGGACTGGGCGGAAGCCGCCGAAGGTGACCATGCCCGGCTGCTGGAGCTGTACCGTTCGCTGACCGCCCTGCGCCGCTCCACGCCGGACCTCACCAAGCTGGGCTTCGAGGACACGCAGGTGGCGTTCGACGAGGACGCCCGCTGGCTGCGGTACCGCCGCGGCGGCGTGCAGGTGCTGCTCAACTTCTCGGAACAGCCGGTGAGCCTGGACGGTGCGGGCACGGCCCTGCTGCTGGCCACCGACGACGCCGTCCGGCTGGAAGGTGAGCGTGCGGAACTCGGTCCGCTGAGCGCCGCCGTCGTCAGCGACTGA